The Vigna angularis cultivar LongXiaoDou No.4 chromosome 9, ASM1680809v1, whole genome shotgun sequence DNA window GatcatgaattaaaaaaaaatcagtcatgttgatatgagtggattgcttttatgatttgttgattgagttgacttgagaatttcctaattaaatcttttgtgaaagaaatttgaaaccatgtgagttttaggcttaatgttaaggatggaccaccatgtgccatacctatttttcttttttgatttgcccatgttttgttgatactctAATAGTTAGCTTGATTCTGTGTTGTGCAACTGAGGtcaatatgcatgatttgatatgattgaggcatttcttgttttagctacttggccaaataaacttgtcctaacattaatccattgaaaacccctttgagccttaagcctatttCCAGTCATtatcaaatgagaaaagaagaaaaatcatatgttccttaccttaggaaagaaggagtaatggattctgctagaagtaaagtgatgaataagtgtgtgggtgagtacctcacccacaaaataatgaaaagggcaaaaaggaagatgaaaaattggagttttaaaaaaagaaaaaaagaaggaaaaagagaaagaaaagtaaatcttccttaaaagagcaagaaatagaTTTGTCTTTTAAATCAagtatcattactctttctatatcaatttcaaaaactcaaaaattcCAAGAAAATTCCCTACATTTGCCTTGGCCTCAATAAAACCTTAAAACGCCCTCATGatcaataattgcatgttttcttaAGTGTGTGAATGTTAGAGTCTTGCTAAATATCAATGATGTCTACTTACATGGGAATTTTGAGTGTAAGcacaagccaaaaacacttgagagagttagggagaaatagatacattttgacttgagtgttatctttcatatttgattttcttgggaattcaaaaaggttaactcatgtgtgaagaataGAGTGATTTCATTTGCATGTCCTTGCCTAAATGATTCATCTATGTCCGGTGTTGttcattcttttgatccaaatgcaaatatagaataaaatgactcagaacaaagtcttggaattaatcaatttttcccAGGAGttcaaaaggataagtgtgggggtgtgatgagtgcatatttatgcccacatttatgctttaaaattcaaatttttgatgggatatttgtgcttaaatggttgatttaaagTGAATCTGTGACAATTGGgattattgggtttgggaattaaagagacgtaaaaagtgagttttagcgcataaattattcttggatgttctaatgtttatttgtgcagctggaATTAAAgctttattggtccaaattgcaaattaaggcccaaaatcagatgttatttgataaataatgtaCAGATAGGCCAAACAGGCAgtctttacccttgcacctcctaaaATGTCTACATACActcttatttctgaaacaggccaacaACCAAGCCCATACACTAAACCTTTTCTCCTGCAACCCCTAAATTTTCCTATTCCTACCCGTCCTAAATCAGACTCTGCCAGATTCTGCCACGTGGCAGTCCACCACTAATAGATCCAACCACCTAGATAATGCCACGTCACTATCTTCTTCAACCTTTAGAAAAACCACACAGTAAAACCCAATCTCTCGCGATACTCTCGTTTTCCACCATCTTCCTCGAACCAATGTCACGCCTCCATCTCCGCTACCATTATCTGCACAACCAGCGTCATCGCGAGATCAATTCTACCTCCAGTCTTAATCAATCACAAATCAATTTCCTTCGAGCATCCCAAAGAGCAACCCCTATTGCGGCGCAGGCAGCACAAGCTTCTTTGCTCAATTcagaaccctaattttggaGAAGGAGATTGACACGTGGCGGACACTCATTGGCGCGTCATCTTGAGTCAAAAATGGTCAATGCTGTTTGAATCTGGTAAAAGGtggtcaactgaggggctttcctgcaatttcaaaaattaaaaaggggGCTAAAGTGctgatagaggaaatttcaaggtatttgtgcaattttggaaattcagaaaagctaaaagataaaattcagttgttgaattaatttaatttcggaatatcaacagaaaatatcttccaaacaatgttataattatctaaatcttttagttatttggaagatataagataaaagattctgtcaactgaatatttatagtccaagcccaatcaagccctatataaagagacccaagggaggcagaaaagggacttgacttcacttcattcattcattcaccacttctctctcttatttcatcttgtattcaactccattcatggagagctgagcatctagggctattctactgtaattccattattgattctgaggttagattgagttaatgcaattgttgattttgattattgatttaagttgttctctctctatgtctttcatctctctatcaaattaaaagcaaatatttttgcatcataatgtgtttaaatctacatgcatattgattatatgagttctaaggtttctaggtttaattgagaatctactttgatttaatttaagaactttcatatgattaaatggtttttactattaattgagaatgtactttgattggtagtaataatttcaactataatcaattgagaatttagtttgattgattagtttttaatttggttaggcgatttaagaatagacatgattaaacacaataggatttgattgagaatgtactttggttgaattcattgtgaataatctagaaaggttttgcatttgattgagaatttactttggttaagtgcatgatcgccctcaaattaattaagaatgtactttaattaatttgaaacttaaataataatcaattaaacaattatctgtgaataaccgatgatgaatctatcttggaaaagtagtggaattagcctatttcattataatcgtttttaagtttcttatttgttctttaaaccttctccaaacatcatttttattcttgaacattgcattgcattcataagattcaaatattaaaaggcaattccgtattcgttgggagacgactcagggttactttaaccttatctactttcttgaatactacttggcaatactgaagttgcctcgaaaagtagtattaatttgatagcttcaacgatagCCTATCAGGGAGTTAATGATGTAGCTACTCATTCTTCATCATCTGCAGATAAGAAATTGGAGAGCAAGCTTGATGCTCTTGTGAGCTTGGTGACACAGTTGGCATCCAATCAGAGACCAACACCTCCATCTGTATCTGTTCCACGACTGTGTGGCATATGTCCTTCCAGTGATCATTATACAGATGTTTCTCCTTCTTTGCAGCAACCTATTAGCCAAGATGCTCCTCAAGCCTATGCTGCAAACAGCTATAGCAACAGACAACCATAGCGGCAACAAAATTATGACTTGTCCAACAACAGGTACAACCTTGGGTAGAGGAATCACCTAAATCTTAGATGGTCCAATGCTCCCTAGTATCAGCAACAACAACCAAAGTAGCAACACCAGACACCACCTTTCCAGAATGTTGCAGGTCTGAGTAGACCATATGTGCCTCCACCAGTTCAATAGTATCAGAGGCAACACCAACAACAAGAGATATCTGCCCAACCTACTCCTCAACCTTCCACTTCTTCTGAGCCTACATTGGAGGAGCTTGTGAGGCATATGACTATTCAGAATATGCAGTTTCAGCAGGAAATAAGAGCTTCCATCTAGAGTTTGACGAATCAAATGGGGCAGATGGCCACACAACTGAATCAGGCACAGTCTTAGAATTTTGATAAGTTACCATCCCAGATTGTGCAAAACCCAAAGAATGTTAGTGTTATCACCCTTAGATCCGGGAATAAGATTGTTCTACCCACAATGTCATCTCCTGCACCTACATCTGCACATACACCTGCACCCCAGCTTTATCATGCTACTTCTCAGAGAAAAGAGCACCAGGCTGGTCCAAGCAGGATATTTGAGGCAAGTGGACCTTCTTCCTCTTCCGGtggttgttcttcttcttcttcaggtggaccttcttcttctcccacCACCATCACTAGTCCATCTCCTACCTTGCACCATCCGATTCCTCTTCCATTCCCTCCAAAGGAGATGCCTAGCAAAAAGATGGAGGAGGTAGATAAAGACATTTTAGAGACCTTCAAGAAAGTGGAGGTGAACATACCTCTACTAGATGCAATCAAACAGATTCCAAGGTATGCCAAATTCCTCAAGGAGTTGTGCACACataagaggaagatgaagggaGATGAAAGGATTAGCATGGGCAGAAATGTGTCTGCACCAGGTACATTCTGCATCCCTTATGTGATTGGGAATAGTAAGTTTGAAAATGCCATGCTTGATCTGGGTGCCTCCATTAATGTGACGcctttatccgtatataaatcaTTGTCTCTTTGTCCTCTACAACCTACGGGTGTTGTTATTCAACTGGACAATAGAAGTGTTGCCCACCTGATAGGTTACACAGATGATGTTTTGGTTAGGGTTGGGGAATTGATTTTTCCTGttgacttttatgttttggaaatggaGGAGGGATTCTCTCATGGATCCGCCCCCATCCTTTTAGGCAAGCCATTTTTGAAAACTGCCCGGACCAAAATTGATGTGTATGCTGGAACTTTATCCATGGAATTTGCTGATATTATTGTTCACTTTAACATTCTTGATGCAATGAAGTTTCCAGCTGAGGACCATTTTGTGTTTAGAATTGATATTTTGGATGATGttgttgagaaatttgttgctgatgagttttattttgtgcaTGATAAAGAACattattttctatcttctttGTATACATGCattgaatcaaaatttgaatCAGAATATGTCAATGATGTTGATTATGATGTGGATTTTGATGTGGATTTTCATATTGTTGATATTGCTGATGTTGATGATGTATCCGTCATGGATATTGTTGTTGAGTCCAATGAGATGGGTGTTGTGCCTTTACATGTAAATTCTTTAGAGTGAGAATGCACTAACCACGTTGTAGGAAGTACAGATGAATCTAACTTGCAGGCACCCATTCTTGAGTTAAAACCACTCCCAAATAACCTTAAGTATGCATACTTGGAGGATGATGAGAAGAACCCCGTGATTATTTCCACCTCCCTTGATGCTAATCAAGAGGAGAAGTTGTTGAGTGTGCTGAGAAAGCACAAAAGGGCCATTGGTTGGACATTGGCTGACATACTTGGCATCAACCCATCTACTTGTATGCACAAAATTCTTTTAGAGGATGGAGCAAATCCAGTTAGGCAATCACAAAGAAGGCAAAACCCTGTGATTATGGATGTAATCAAGAAGGAGGTGACCAAGCTTCTACAAGCTGGGATCAACTACCCCATATCAGATAGTCAATGGGTGAGCCCGATCCATGTTGTTCCCAAGAAGACTAGCCTTACTATGGTAAAGAATGAGAGGAATGAGTTGATTCCTACAAGAGTGCAAAATAGTTGGAGAGTTTGCATTGATTACAGAAGGCTCAACCAAGCAACCAGGAAAGATCATTTCCCCATGCCATTCATCGATCAAATGCTAGAGCGCCTGACAGCTAAGTCCAATTATTGCTTTCTTGATGGTTTTTCTGggtattttcaaataaatattgctCCCGAGGATCAAGAGAAAACCACATTCACCTGCTCCTTTGGCACTTTTGCCTATAGGAGGATGCCCTTTGGCCTATGCAGTGCCCCTGGTACCTTCAAGTGGTGCATGCTTATCATTTTTAGCGACTTTCTTTAGAGTTGCATGGAGGtgttcatggatgattttactGTATATGGATCCTCATTTGATGGATGTTTAGAGAGTTTGGAAAAAGTTTTGCAAAGATGCATTGAAACAAACCTTGTTCTCAATTTTGAGAAATGTCACTTCATCGTTGAACAAGGTTTGGTTTTGGGGCATATTATTTATAGCAAGGGAATAGAAGTAGATCATGCTAAGATATTTGTGATTTCGCAATTGCCTTACCCCTCTTGCGTGCAAGAGGTTCGATCTTTTCTTGGACATGCAGGTTACTATAGGCGCTTCATCAAGGATTTCAGCAAGAAGGCGCTTCCCTTGTCCAAACTGTTGCAGAAGGATGTTGAGTTTGACTTTGATGACAGATACAAGAAGGCTTTTGACTACCTTAAGGAAGCTTTGACTAAAACTCCTATCATTCAGGCACCAGATTGGACAACCTCGTTTGAGCTTATGTGTGATGCATCCAATTATGCATTGGCGGCTATCTTGACGCAAAAGATTGATAAGTTGCCGTGAGTGATCTACTACGCTTCCCGGACTTTGGATGCTGCCCAAGCAAATTATACCACTATTGAGAAAGAGTTATTAGCAATTGTGTTTGCTCTTGATAAATTCAGGTCTTATTTGCTTGGTTCTCATGTTACTGTTTTCATTGACCATGCAGCTCTGAAGTTTCTTTTGAAGAAGGCTGAGTCAAAGCCAAGGCTGATCAGGAGAATGCTCCTACTCCAAGAATTTGATTTGCAGATCCAAGACAGGAGTTGAGCACAAAATTTGGTTGCATACCACCTCAACAGGATTGAAAGAGCTGATGATGAAGCCAATGTCTTGCCCATCCAGGATGACTTTCCTAATGAGAGTTTATTGACAATTTCGGTTTCTTACCCTACTCCTTGGTTTGcaaatattgttaattatttggTTGCTTCTGTTTTTCCTCCCTTAGCATCCTGTGCTCAAATTGCTAAAATTAAGAGTGATGCTAAGTACTATATTTGGGATGACCCGTATTTGTGGAAGTTGTGCAGTGACCAGGTTACAAGGAGATACATTCTGAACCATGAGATTGACTCGGTCCTACAGTTTTGTCATGCTTCCTCACCTGACAGTCATTTGGGGATTCAAAGAACGACTTGTAGGGTACTTGATTGCGATTTCTATTGGCCTTCCATCTTCAAGGATGCATAGAGGATTTGTAGCACCTGCGAGCCATGTCAAAGAGCATGAGGATCACTTTTATGGAGACAACAGATGCCTCAACAGCCCATGCTATTCTGTGAGGTATTTGATGTTTGGGGTATATATTTTATGGGTTCTTTTCCTGTTTCTTTTGGTTTCTCTTACATTCTCCTGACTGTGGATTATGTTTCAAAATGGGTGCAAGCTAGAGCCACCAAGACTAATGATGCTCAggttgttttgaattttgttagATCTCACCTCTTTTGCAGGTTTGGAGTGCCTAGAGCGATTGTTAGTGATCAAGGAACCCATTTTTGCAATAGGTCCATGCAAGCTTTGCTCAAGAAGTATGGGGTGGTGCATAACGTCTCTACACCATATCACTCACAAACCAATGGGAAAACTGAGATCTCAAATAGGGAGATTAAGAGGATTTTGGAGAAGATTGTCCAACCCAATAGGAAAGACTGAAGTAATAGGTTGGACGATGCTCTTTGGGCACACAAGACTGCCTACAAAGCACCGATATGGATGTCTGCTTATTGGGTTATCTTTGGAAAGGCATGTCACTTACTAGTGGAGATTGAGCATCAGGCATATTGGGCTGTGAAGTCTTGCAACTTCTCCATGGTTCAAGCTGGAGAGGAAAGAAAGTTGGAATTGAATGAGCTTGATGAGATCCGATTGGAGGCCTATGAGAACTCAAAGTTCTACAAGGAAAGGACAAAGAAGTTCCATGATAGTTCAATTGTTAGGAAAGACTTTGAGGTTGGCCAGCAGGTTTTATTGTATAACTCTAGGCTCGGACTCATGGTGGGTAAGTTAAGATCAAAATGGATTGGACCTTTTGTTGTGACTAACGTTTATCCTTATGGTGCAGTTGAGATCCAAAGTCCATCCACAGCTAAAAGCTTCAAGGTTAATGGGCACAGATTGAAGCCTTTCCTCAACAATCCTTCTTTGTTGGATATAGTGGTGGAGGAAACGTCTTTGGTCGATCCCACCTCTCTTTTCCCCTGACTCagggagttttcttttctccttttctcacttttattgcactttgtcTATATCATTTAACTATTCTGATTGTTGATTTCATGTTtgtgacacattgaggacattgtgtagtttaagtgtggtctattgggggagatttttctttgtttaggtTTCATTTTCTAGGTTATTTCTAGGTTGTTTTTCttgtgtcttgtgtacagttttgcatgtttctcttgatATTTAGACTTTGGTTTAGGTTGTAGACttttccttcacttcattgatactatgattggtttgaaatccttgcttttatatacttggaaagatgattatgatgtttgagaggttgaattgattgtgacagagataccctgtgtgagaatttgagccacttgatattctttcttgtgtgtgatatgtcttttgattgcttgcacatatgccttggcttgactcttgttgataattcttgattgatatgcatgtttgcaAGTGATAAAGACAATTTTGTTCTtaagcctctctagccaaataagcctaccttgtttgTAATCCTTTGATAACCATTTTGAGCCTATGATTTccccttttctttgttttgaagctcatacattagccctaagtgaaaaaccatgatgaccataaccttagggaattttggagctttggaattgttttgggaacaagtgtggtctccttggggatTCTGGTGTATTAGTtggttggttcctcttcttggtTATGTTGAAAATAAgttgtgtatcttgtctcttacaaCGAGTTGTGTTCTTAAAAGAGAGATTAAAAAAGATacaagagaaggaaaaaaatatacaaaaaaattgagaaaaataaaagttttgaataatggagtcaagaagaggattgaattagaggttttgggtattatttgattgtattttcacttgttccccattgctcctctattctttttggtttgtagcttctcatccatattttatcctgccttgtccttggccccattacaaccatgaaaataccttttgatttgaacatgcatatgttttgggtgttgatattagaggatTGCCAAGTCTATTTGTagcttgctttcttgagtgcattgagttgacattGTTTACCCTacacacttgagagaaacaatAATAGTGcatatgtgaggttttgttacttttgattcacctcttgagttGATTGAATATTTTGCCATGTCtggaattgcttggatgatcaCCATGAGTATCTGGTTTCTCTGGTTCTTTCTGTGTTGGATGTTGTCTACTCCTTTTCTTTGTCTAGATTCCTTGAGGACTGCGTAAAtctgtttgttttcttgtgagtcttttgtttttgtgtgctgAGGTTGTGTCACTCCCATGATGTCTtttgaactattccttgatCTGTGTCTTGATTTTGACCAGGAGTGCAAAatactaagtgtggtctattttgatgagtcaatattttcttgacttcattTACCTTATTGTACTAGATTTCATTAGGGAATTGTTCTTCAATGTCCATTATTTCCCCATTTTTTGCTAATTGtacttaatttgaccagaaattcttattttaattaatttgaattatctgaggctaattattGTCAATTTTAATTGCAGGGTGTCACGCCCCGATATTTTATCCTGAGAGGGTGACACCGTTTCTCAAAACACAACACTGCTTTTCCAAAAGCATGCGGAAgcgtaaattttaaaatagtttcaaaactaatatCGTCTGATACCTTTCATTGAAATCTACATTTCAAATTGAGTTTAAACCAAATAATTTTGATCTCCAATccaattaagaaaattaaacatatgCAGTTCTAACAACATAAGAACTTTCCAAATGCATTTGAAATCCCCCATTTAGATTCCCCACTCGCAAATCCTCGCATTTCACAGCTTCATCTTCCTTTGTCATAtaatctgctcccgtataacatcacacattatacgatcatcgcattcacatgcacaaacacaaacaatagggtgagctaactgAAACCAGCATACAATCCATTCACAATCCGTTAATAATACATCCACAGTATTCAATACAGTTAAGCACACCCATTCAACATATTATCACAATATCATTGCTCAACAATTTTACTATTCCACTTATCAAAGTGTTACAACTTCACCTCATCtgatctacttaccaaagtagtacaaaccaagttattctctctacttatcaaagtagcacCGCAAGACAAtactgtctacttaccaaagcagtaCAGTATAATTAAttcgcctacttaccaaagtagcataaACCAAGTTCTTctacctacttaccaaagtagcacaaaacAAGAtcttctgcctacttaccaaagtagcacaaaccaagttcttctgcctacttaccaaagtagcacaaaccaagttcttctgcctgcttaccaaagtagcacaaaacAAGAtcttctgcctacttaccaaagtagcacaaaccaagttcttctgcctacttaccaaagtagcacaaaccaagttcttctgcctacttaccaaagtagcacaaaacAAGAtcttctgcctacttaccaaagtagcacaaaccaagttcttctgcctacttaccaaagtagcacaaaccaagttcttctgccacttaccaaagtagcacaaaacAAGAtcttctgcctacttaccaaagtagcacaaaccaagttcttctgcctacttaccaaagtagcgcaGCAAGACAAtactgtctacttaccaaagtagcacaatatagttaatctgcctacttatcaaagtagcccgatttatatcattctctttatctcttcCTTCATCAttgataagctgtcgttgaagctatcaaattaatactacttttcaaggcaacttcagtattgccaagtagtattcaagaaagtagacagggttgaagtaaccctgagtcgtctcccaacgaacacggaattgcttttgaatatctgtgattcttacgaatgctatgcaatgcttatgaataaaagtaatggttgaagagtgtttaaagaataaataagaaacttaaaaacagttacgatgaaataggctaattccactgcttttccaagatagattcatcatcggttattcacggataattgttcaattgattattgtttaagtttcaaattaattaaagtacattcttaattaatttgagggcgatcatgcatttaactaaagtaaattctcaatcaaatgcaaaacctttctagattattcacaataaattcaaccaaagtacattctcaatcaaattctattgtgtttaatcatgtctattcttaaatctcctaaccaaattaaaagctaatcaatcaaagtaaattctcaattgattatagttgaaattattactaatcaatcaaagtacattctcaattgatagtaaaaaccatttaatcatatgaaagttcctaaattaaatcaaagtagattctcaatttaaacctagaaaccctaaaactcatataatcaatatgcatgtagattgaaacatattatgatgcaaaaatctttgcttttaacaagatagagagatgaaagacatagagagagaacaacttaaataaataatcaaaataaacaattgcattaacttaacgtaacctcagaatccatcagggaattacagcagaatagccctagatgcttagctctccatgaatggagttgaatacaagatgaaagaaaagtgagaggagtatgagagaatgaatgccTTAAGTGAAGTctctgggtctctttatataaggcttgattgggcttggactctgagtattcagttgatagaatcttttatcttatatcttccaaataactaaaagatttaaataattataacattatttggaagatattttcggttgatattcccaaattaaattaattcaacaactgaattttatcttttaacttttctgaatttccaaaattgcacaaatgccctgaaatttcctctatctgcactttagccccttctgagtttctgaaattgcaagaaaacCCCTCAGTTGACCAGATTTGACCAGACTTAAGCAGTGTTGACCAGCTTGGACCAGAGAAGGACGTGCCCAATGGGAGCTCGACACGTGTCAGGCTCCTCcctacccaaaattagggttcagaatTGGGGAAAGGGCTTCCCCCTCTTCGCCGTCTGCCTGCGCCGCCTCCCTGCTCTTGCGTCTttgattttgttgtgtttttggaTTTGTAGGTGGAGGTCTGATTGTAGAGTGGGAAGGTGCGGTGGCGTGTGTGATGGCTACCATGGAGGTTGGGCAACGGCAAGGAAGAAGAGACGCTCTCTGTCGCAATGAAGGAAACGAAGATGGAGAAGCTTGATCTCACCGTTTATTGATGGCGCGATTGGGTTTTCTGGGTTTTTTGCTATGTGAATTTTCTGAGTGCAGGTGGTTGAGACACGACTTTGCAGAGGCGCGATGGTGGTGACGGCGAGAAGCGTGGTCTGATGATGGTGATGTGCGTTGAAGGTTGCGATCTGCGGCGCGGCTTGGAGATGGAGGTTTCAAAAGCGGCGGCCCTTTCGCAAATGGAGGAGGAGCTCGCTGGTTTGATGGCGACGACCTTGGTGGTTGCGCGGTTGCTGTGGTTATTGGCCGTGGAAGAAGGTGGTTGATGGTGGTGATTTCAGAGGAGCTTTgcatgatgaagatggtggcgGAGTGGTGACCGACAAAGCGACATCCATGGCAGAACCGCGATTGTCGAAGGCGGAGAACTCGCGTCTGGTCTCGCGATGGCGGCAGCTTCACGGCGGCATGGTCCGGCGAAGGCGGTGCAACATGATGGCGGATGCTCGAGAATGATGGTGGCTGTCCGGTGACGGAGCGGCGTTGGGGCTTGCGGCGGCGGCACGgcagtggcggctagggtttggaTTAGGGATTCcctttggagaagatgatgcacATGTCTTAGGGCTGAGGTGGCGTGTACTGATTGGTTCACTAGTAAGTGAAAGGATTAATGATGTGGCATCATCTGGATGGTTCAATTTGTTAATGGTGGACTtccacgtggcatgatctggtgaagtttggcttaggaggggtatgggtaaGGAAATTTAGGGggtgtatttagaatagggttactgtttggcttagtattgggcctgtttaagagaagaggggtgtatatagggaaattgggaggtgcaagggtaaaagttgtctgtatggcccatctgtacattattttccaaataaaacttgattttgggccttgaattgccatttggaccaataaaacttatattctcagctgcacaaataaacattagaatatccaagaataatttatgcgctaaaacttactttttacgtctctttatttcccaaacctaataattccaatc harbors:
- the LOC108346535 gene encoding uncharacterized protein LOC108346535, with translation MSAYWVIFGKACHLLVEIEHQAYWAVKSCNFSMVQAGEERKLELNELDEIRLEAYENSKFYKERTKKFHDSSIVRKDFEVGQQVLLYNSRLGLMVGKLRSKWIGPFVVTNVYPYGAVEIQSPSTAKSFKVNGHRLKPFLNNPSLLDIVVEETSLVDPTSLFP